In the Variovorax sp. S12S4 genome, one interval contains:
- a CDS encoding ABC transporter ATP-binding protein produces MTSVEETTTATPPKTAANAPGKTLLKVSGLKVGYGGIQAVKGVDFEVHEGELVSLIGSNGAGKTTTMKAITGTLPAGAGSIEFLGRNIKGRGAWDLVSEGLVMVPEGRGVFTRMTITENLQIGAYIRKDKAEIASDMERVFVTFPRLRERKDQLAGTMSGGEQQMLAMGRALMARPKVLLLDEPTMGLSPIMCDKIFEVVQTVAAQGVTILLVEQNANRALQLADRGYVMESGLITMTGDAKELLRDPRVRAAYLGE; encoded by the coding sequence ATGACGAGCGTAGAAGAAACAACCACCGCCACCCCGCCGAAGACCGCTGCCAATGCCCCCGGCAAGACGCTGCTCAAGGTCAGCGGCCTGAAGGTCGGCTACGGCGGCATCCAGGCCGTGAAGGGCGTCGACTTCGAGGTTCATGAAGGCGAACTGGTGTCGCTCATCGGCTCCAACGGGGCCGGCAAGACCACCACCATGAAGGCGATCACCGGCACGCTGCCTGCGGGCGCCGGCAGCATCGAATTCCTGGGCCGCAACATCAAGGGCCGCGGGGCGTGGGACCTGGTCAGCGAGGGCCTCGTGATGGTGCCCGAAGGCCGCGGCGTGTTCACGCGCATGACGATCACCGAAAACCTGCAGATCGGGGCCTACATCCGCAAGGACAAGGCCGAGATCGCCAGCGACATGGAGCGCGTGTTCGTGACCTTCCCGCGCCTGCGCGAGCGCAAGGACCAGCTCGCGGGCACCATGTCGGGCGGCGAACAGCAGATGCTGGCCATGGGCCGCGCGCTCATGGCGCGGCCCAAGGTGCTGCTGCTCGATGAGCCGACCATGGGCCTGTCGCCCATTATGTGCGACAAGATCTTCGAGGTGGTGCAAACCGTGGCCGCGCAGGGCGTGACCATTCTGCTGGTGGAGCAGAACGCCAACCGCGCACTGCAGCTGGCCGACCGCGGCTACGTGATGGAGTCGGGGCTCATCACCATGACGGGCGACGCGAAAGAACTGCTGCGCGACCCGCGCGTGCGGGCCGCTTACCTGGGCGAGTAA
- a CDS encoding ABC transporter permease subunit, with protein sequence MKNSKNLALYILGVVAVLALPIFLQSQGNAWVRIADIALLYVMLALGLNIVVGYAGLLDLGYVAFFAVGAYLFALMGSSHLSDTFPWFKAMFPNGLHTSLLIVIPLALVVAGVLGVMLGAPTLKLRGDYLAIVTLGFGEIIRVFLNNLDQPINITNGPKGITAIDSIKFWGLDLGKAWKFDGFTISSVTLYYYLFLALVIATIIISHRLQISRIGRAWMAIREDEIAAKAMGINTRNMKLLAFGMGASFGGVSGAMFAAFQGFVSPESFSLMESVMIVAMVVLGGIGHLPGVILGAVLLAALPEVLRYVAGPLQAMTDGRLDASILRQLFIALAMIVIMLMRPRGLWPSPEHGKTLQRKGVAPDAPVAPGSLQTHAPGIETPADELPGAASRPMSINP encoded by the coding sequence ATGAAGAACAGCAAGAACCTCGCTCTCTACATCCTCGGCGTCGTCGCGGTGCTCGCGCTGCCGATCTTCCTGCAAAGCCAGGGCAATGCCTGGGTGCGCATCGCCGACATCGCGTTGCTCTACGTGATGCTCGCGCTCGGCCTGAACATCGTCGTCGGCTACGCCGGCTTGCTCGACCTGGGCTATGTCGCCTTCTTTGCGGTGGGCGCGTACCTCTTCGCGCTCATGGGCTCGTCGCACCTTTCGGACACCTTCCCGTGGTTCAAGGCCATGTTCCCGAACGGGCTGCACACCTCGCTGCTCATCGTGATACCGCTGGCATTGGTGGTGGCGGGGGTGCTGGGCGTGATGCTCGGGGCGCCCACGCTCAAGCTGCGGGGTGACTACCTGGCCATCGTGACGCTCGGCTTTGGCGAAATCATCCGGGTGTTCCTGAACAACCTCGACCAGCCGATCAACATCACCAACGGACCCAAGGGCATCACCGCCATCGACTCCATCAAGTTCTGGGGGCTCGACCTCGGCAAGGCATGGAAGTTCGACGGCTTCACGATCTCGTCGGTCACGCTCTACTACTACCTGTTCCTTGCGCTGGTGATCGCCACGATCATCATTTCGCACCGCTTGCAGATCTCCCGCATCGGCCGCGCCTGGATGGCCATCCGCGAAGACGAAATCGCCGCCAAGGCGATGGGCATCAACACCCGCAACATGAAGCTGTTGGCCTTCGGCATGGGCGCCAGCTTCGGCGGCGTGTCGGGCGCCATGTTCGCGGCCTTCCAAGGCTTCGTGTCGCCGGAGTCGTTCAGCCTCATGGAGTCGGTGATGATCGTCGCCATGGTCGTATTGGGCGGCATCGGCCACCTGCCGGGCGTGATTCTCGGCGCCGTGCTGCTGGCCGCCTTGCCCGAAGTGCTGCGCTACGTGGCCGGCCCGCTGCAGGCCATGACCGACGGCCGCCTCGATGCGTCCATCCTGCGTCAGCTCTTCATCGCGCTGGCCATGATCGTCATCATGCTGATGCGTCCGCGCGGCCTCTGGCCTTCGCCCGAGCATGGCAAGACCTTGCAGCGCAAGGGCGTGGCCCCGGACGCCCCCGTGGCACCGGGTTCGCTCCAGACCCACGCGCCTGGCATCGAAACGCCTGCAGACGAATTGCCGGGTGCGGCTTCGCGTCCCATGTCGATCAATCCGTGA
- the lolA gene encoding outer membrane lipoprotein chaperone LolA: protein MKFRHWLLIGLLSSANAWAGGLESLEAFVKTVKSGRAEFTQTVTAPPREGQPGRTKTSNGTFEFQRPGKFKFDYQKPFAQVIVADGKTLWLYDADLNQVTQRAQSQALGSTPAALIAAAPDVRALQADFTLEAAPERDGLQWVKATPKNKDGQLQNVLVGFQGDSLAALEILDSFGQRSVLKFSKVEVNPALNANVFEFKAPAGADVIKQ, encoded by the coding sequence TTGAAATTTCGTCATTGGCTGTTGATCGGCCTTCTCTCATCCGCGAACGCCTGGGCCGGTGGCCTGGAGAGCCTCGAAGCCTTCGTGAAGACGGTCAAGTCGGGCCGCGCCGAGTTCACCCAGACCGTTACCGCGCCGCCGCGCGAAGGGCAGCCGGGCCGTACCAAGACATCGAACGGCACTTTCGAATTCCAGCGCCCCGGTAAATTCAAGTTCGACTATCAGAAGCCGTTCGCGCAGGTCATCGTGGCCGACGGCAAGACGCTCTGGCTGTACGACGCCGACCTGAACCAGGTGACGCAGCGTGCCCAGTCGCAGGCACTGGGCTCCACACCCGCCGCGCTGATTGCCGCGGCCCCGGACGTGCGCGCGCTGCAGGCAGATTTCACGCTCGAGGCCGCGCCCGAGCGCGATGGCCTGCAGTGGGTCAAGGCGACGCCCAAGAACAAGGACGGCCAGCTGCAGAATGTGCTGGTCGGCTTCCAGGGCGACTCGCTGGCGGCGCTTGAAATTCTCGACAGCTTTGGACAGCGCTCGGTGCTCAAGTTCAGCAAGGTCGAAGTGAACCCGGCGCTCAACGCCAATGTGTTCGAATTCAAGGCGCCGGCCGGTGCCGACGTCATCAAGCAATAG
- a CDS encoding ABC transporter ATP-binding protein, with protein MTTDTILDVRGISKRFGGLQALSEVGITIKRGQVYGLIGPNGAGKTTFFNVITGLYTPDSGSFELAGKPYQPTAVHEVAKAGIARTFQNIRLFSEMTALENVMVGRHIRTHSGVFGAMLRTRSFKAEEKAIADRAQELLDYVGIGKFADYKARTLSYGDQRRLEIARALATDPQLIALDEPAAGMNSTEKVLLRELIDRIRKDDRTILIIEHDVKLIMGLCDRVTVLDYGKQIAEGTPYDVQKNEKVIEAYLGTGGH; from the coding sequence ATGACGACAGACACCATCCTCGACGTTCGCGGAATTTCCAAGCGCTTCGGCGGCCTGCAGGCGCTTTCCGAGGTCGGCATCACCATCAAGCGCGGCCAGGTCTACGGACTGATCGGCCCCAACGGCGCCGGCAAGACCACGTTCTTCAACGTGATCACCGGGCTCTATACGCCCGACAGCGGCAGCTTCGAGCTCGCCGGCAAGCCCTACCAGCCCACGGCCGTGCATGAAGTGGCCAAGGCCGGCATTGCGCGCACCTTCCAGAACATTCGCCTGTTCTCCGAAATGACGGCACTCGAGAACGTCATGGTCGGGCGCCACATCCGCACCCACTCGGGCGTGTTCGGCGCCATGCTGCGCACGCGTTCGTTCAAGGCCGAGGAAAAGGCCATTGCCGACCGCGCACAAGAACTGCTCGACTACGTGGGCATCGGCAAGTTTGCCGACTACAAGGCGCGCACGCTCTCGTACGGCGACCAGCGCCGGCTTGAAATTGCGCGCGCATTGGCCACCGACCCGCAGCTCATCGCACTCGACGAGCCCGCCGCCGGCATGAATTCGACCGAGAAGGTGCTGCTGCGCGAACTGATCGACCGCATCCGCAAGGACGACCGCACCATCCTGATCATCGAACACGACGTCAAGCTCATCATGGGCCTGTGCGACCGCGTCACCGTGCTCGACTACGGCAAGCAGATTGCCGAAGGCACGCCCTACGACGTGCAGAAGAACGAGAAGGTGATCGAGGCTTACCTCGGCACCGGAGGACACTGA
- a CDS encoding replication-associated recombination protein A — MATSSHQPLAERLRPKTLGEVIGQQHLLGPGMPLRIAFESGQPHSCILWGPPGTGKTTIARLMADAFDAQFLSISAVLGGVKDIREAVERATAARDGLEQQRTIVFVDEVHRFNKSQQDAFLPHVESGLFTFIGATTENPSFEVNSALLSRAAVYVLQPLTETDLKQIVAKAQAIQAVPAIEGAAIDRLVAYSDGDARRLLNTLETLAVAAKAEKLDNITDEWLLRVLGERMRRYDKGGEQFYDTISALHKSVRGSDPDASLYWFVRMLDGGADPRYMARRLVRMASEDIGLADPRALRLALDAAEVYERLGTPEGELALAECVIYLAMAPKSNAVYTAYNAVRALIKKDSTRPVPMHLRNAPTKLMKELDYGKGYRYAHDEEGGFAAGERYLPDGLEGQVFYQPVERGLEIRIAEKLRELRRLNGQHDE, encoded by the coding sequence TTGGCCACCAGTTCGCATCAACCCCTTGCCGAGCGCCTGCGTCCGAAGACGCTGGGCGAGGTGATCGGCCAGCAGCATCTGCTGGGGCCGGGCATGCCGCTGCGCATTGCCTTCGAGTCGGGCCAGCCGCATTCCTGCATTCTCTGGGGGCCGCCCGGCACCGGCAAGACGACCATTGCGCGCCTGATGGCAGATGCCTTCGATGCGCAGTTCCTGAGCATCAGCGCCGTGCTCGGCGGCGTGAAAGACATCCGCGAGGCGGTCGAGCGCGCCACCGCGGCGCGCGACGGCCTCGAACAGCAGCGGACCATCGTCTTCGTCGACGAGGTGCACCGGTTCAACAAGAGCCAGCAGGACGCGTTCCTGCCGCACGTGGAGTCGGGGCTTTTCACTTTTATCGGCGCCACCACCGAAAACCCGTCGTTCGAGGTCAACTCGGCCTTGCTTTCGCGGGCAGCGGTGTATGTGCTGCAACCGCTCACCGAGACCGATCTCAAGCAGATTGTGGCCAAGGCGCAGGCCATCCAGGCCGTTCCGGCCATCGAAGGCGCGGCCATCGACAGGCTTGTCGCCTACTCCGACGGCGACGCACGGCGCCTGCTCAACACGCTCGAGACGCTGGCCGTTGCGGCCAAGGCCGAGAAGCTCGACAACATCACCGACGAATGGCTGCTGCGCGTGCTCGGCGAGCGCATGCGGCGCTACGACAAGGGCGGTGAGCAGTTCTACGACACCATCAGCGCGCTGCACAAGTCGGTGCGCGGCAGCGACCCCGACGCCTCGCTCTACTGGTTCGTGCGCATGCTCGACGGCGGCGCCGACCCGCGCTACATGGCGCGGCGGCTGGTGCGCATGGCCAGCGAGGACATCGGCCTGGCCGATCCGCGCGCGCTGCGGCTGGCGCTTGACGCGGCCGAGGTCTATGAGCGGCTCGGCACGCCGGAGGGCGAGCTTGCGTTGGCCGAGTGCGTGATCTACCTGGCCATGGCGCCCAAGTCGAACGCCGTCTACACCGCCTACAACGCCGTGCGCGCGCTCATCAAGAAAGACAGCACGCGCCCCGTGCCCATGCACCTGCGCAACGCGCCCACCAAGCTCATGAAGGAGCTCGACTACGGCAAGGGCTACCGCTACGCGCACGACGAAGAGGGCGGCTTTGCCGCCGGCGAGCGCTACCTGCCCGACGGCCTCGAGGGCCAGGTTTTCTACCAGCCCGTGGAGCGCGGCCTCGAGATCCGCATAGCAGAAAAATTGCGCGAACTTCGCCGCCTCAACGGCCAGCACGATGAGTAA
- a CDS encoding Bug family tripartite tricarboxylate transporter substrate binding protein: MKTRHFLFTLLASAAALLATGQAAAQQQRPIRLVVPYAAGGPIDVTARILAERVKDSLGTVIIDNKPGAGGNIGADAVAKAAPDGLTIGIAATATHAVNPWLYSKIPFNAASDFAPVTQMVRVPNVLVMNAETALRLKINTVADLIRYAKANPAKLNYGSGGNGSAGHLAGELFKKQAGIFALHIPYNGGNPAQLALLSGQVDFNFDNLATAAPNIRSGKLKAIAVTTLQRSSAMPDVPPVADTLKGFSIDTWWGLVAPAGTPHDVLAKLNQAFVAALNAPETKTRFATLLAEPVASSPEQFGAFMKSELSKYEAVVKATGARVD; encoded by the coding sequence ATGAAAACGAGACACTTCCTCTTCACCCTCCTCGCAAGCGCCGCCGCACTGCTTGCCACCGGCCAAGCCGCTGCGCAGCAGCAGCGCCCCATCCGCCTTGTGGTGCCGTACGCCGCGGGCGGCCCGATCGACGTGACCGCCCGAATCCTGGCCGAGCGCGTGAAAGACAGCCTGGGCACGGTCATCATCGACAACAAGCCCGGCGCGGGCGGCAACATCGGCGCCGACGCTGTGGCCAAGGCCGCGCCTGACGGACTCACGATCGGCATAGCGGCCACGGCCACGCATGCGGTCAATCCGTGGCTCTACAGCAAGATTCCATTCAATGCGGCCAGCGACTTCGCGCCCGTCACGCAGATGGTGCGCGTACCCAATGTGCTGGTGATGAACGCTGAAACAGCGCTGCGCCTGAAGATCAACACCGTGGCCGACCTGATCCGCTACGCCAAGGCCAACCCGGCCAAGCTCAACTACGGCAGCGGCGGCAACGGCAGCGCCGGGCACCTGGCGGGCGAGTTGTTCAAGAAGCAGGCCGGCATCTTTGCGCTGCACATTCCGTACAACGGCGGCAATCCGGCGCAGTTGGCCCTGCTATCGGGCCAGGTCGACTTCAACTTCGACAACCTTGCCACGGCAGCGCCGAACATCCGCTCGGGCAAGCTCAAGGCCATTGCCGTCACCACCTTGCAGCGCAGCAGCGCCATGCCCGACGTGCCGCCCGTGGCCGACACGCTCAAGGGCTTTTCGATCGACACCTGGTGGGGGCTGGTGGCGCCTGCCGGCACGCCGCACGACGTGCTCGCAAAGCTCAACCAGGCCTTTGTGGCGGCGCTGAATGCACCGGAAACGAAGACTCGTTTTGCCACGCTGCTGGCTGAGCCGGTAGCCAGTTCGCCGGAGCAGTTCGGCGCGTTCATGAAGAGCGAGCTCTCCAAGTACGAAGCCGTGGTGAAGGCCACCGGTGCAAGGGTCGATTGA
- a CDS encoding branched-chain amino acid ABC transporter permease, with protein sequence MEILLQQIINGLVLGSMYALIALGYTMVYGIINLINFAHGEVLMVGALTSWTIIGLMQESMPGTPGWLILIISLVIACVVAATLNFVIEKVAYRPLRNSPKLAPLITAIGMSILLQTLAMIIWKPTNKAYPNLLSTTPIEVGGAVISPTQVMILSVTAFSLVVLMWLVNYTKLGRAMRATAENPRVAALMGIRPDMVISATFIIGAVLAAIAGVMYASNYGIAQHAMGFLPGLKAFTAAVFGGIGNLAGAVVGGILLGLIEAIGSGYIGAITGGVLGSNYSDIFAFIVLIVMLTLRPSGLLGERVADRA encoded by the coding sequence ATGGAAATATTGCTGCAGCAGATCATCAACGGTCTGGTCCTCGGCAGCATGTATGCCTTGATAGCCTTGGGCTACACAATGGTGTACGGCATCATCAATCTGATCAACTTTGCACACGGCGAAGTGCTGATGGTGGGGGCGCTTACAAGCTGGACCATCATCGGGCTCATGCAGGAATCGATGCCCGGCACGCCCGGATGGTTGATCCTCATCATCTCGCTGGTCATTGCCTGCGTGGTGGCCGCCACGCTCAACTTCGTGATCGAGAAGGTTGCCTACCGGCCCCTTCGCAACAGCCCCAAGCTCGCGCCGCTCATCACTGCCATCGGCATGTCGATCCTGCTGCAGACGCTGGCAATGATCATCTGGAAGCCCACCAACAAGGCGTATCCCAACCTGCTGTCGACCACGCCCATCGAGGTGGGCGGCGCGGTGATCTCGCCCACGCAGGTCATGATCCTGAGCGTCACGGCGTTCTCGCTCGTGGTGCTGATGTGGCTGGTCAACTACACCAAGCTCGGCCGCGCCATGCGCGCCACCGCCGAGAACCCGCGCGTCGCGGCGCTCATGGGCATCCGGCCCGACATGGTCATTTCGGCCACGTTCATCATCGGCGCCGTGCTCGCGGCCATTGCCGGCGTCATGTACGCCTCGAACTACGGCATTGCGCAGCACGCCATGGGCTTCCTGCCCGGCCTCAAGGCCTTTACCGCGGCAGTGTTCGGCGGCATCGGCAACCTGGCCGGCGCGGTGGTCGGCGGCATCCTGCTCGGGTTGATCGAAGCCATCGGCTCCGGCTACATCGGTGCCATCACCGGCGGCGTGCTCGGCAGCAACTACAGCGACATCTTCGCTTTCATCGTGTTGATCGTCATGCTCACGCTGCGGCCTTCGGGCCTGCTCGGCGAGCGCGTGGCGGATCGGGCCTGA
- a CDS encoding CDP-6-deoxy-delta-3,4-glucoseen reductase, protein MTVAAPHDAGFSITVEPSGRHFVVHGDETILAAGIRQGIGLPYGCKDGACGSCKCKKLSGEVELGPHQSKALSAEEQLAGFVLTCCAHAKSDVVLESRQVTEAGAFPIRKMPVRVLALTRLSHDVMKLRLQLPAGEPLQFHAGQYVEFILRDGARRSYSMANAPHTLSEPGTGIELHLRHLPGGKFTDHVFGVMKEKEILRIEGPYGSFFLREDSSKPMILLASGTGFAPIKALLEHMKFKGIERPAALYWGGRRPEDLYMDAWLREQLAEMPNLRYVPVVSNATPEDNWTGRTGFVHRAVLEDFADLSGHQVYACGAPIVVDSAKHDYVAVAGLPEEEFFADAFTTEADKALP, encoded by the coding sequence ATGACTGTTGCAGCGCCGCATGACGCGGGCTTTTCCATCACCGTCGAGCCCAGCGGGCGGCATTTCGTGGTGCATGGCGACGAAACCATTCTCGCGGCCGGCATCCGGCAAGGCATTGGCCTCCCCTATGGCTGCAAGGACGGCGCCTGCGGCTCCTGCAAGTGCAAGAAGCTCTCGGGCGAGGTGGAGCTGGGGCCGCACCAGAGCAAGGCCCTGAGCGCCGAGGAGCAGCTGGCGGGTTTCGTGCTGACCTGCTGCGCCCATGCCAAGAGCGACGTGGTGCTCGAGTCGCGCCAAGTCACGGAAGCCGGTGCTTTTCCGATCCGCAAGATGCCCGTGCGGGTGCTGGCGCTCACGCGCCTGTCGCACGACGTGATGAAGCTGCGCCTGCAGCTGCCGGCGGGTGAGCCGCTGCAGTTCCATGCGGGCCAGTATGTGGAATTCATCCTGCGCGACGGCGCGCGCCGCAGCTATTCGATGGCCAATGCGCCACACACGCTGAGCGAGCCGGGCACGGGCATCGAATTGCACTTGCGGCATTTGCCGGGCGGCAAGTTCACCGATCACGTGTTCGGCGTGATGAAGGAGAAGGAAATCCTTCGCATCGAAGGCCCTTACGGCAGCTTTTTCCTGCGCGAAGACTCCAGCAAGCCGATGATCCTCCTGGCCTCCGGCACGGGCTTCGCGCCGATCAAGGCACTGCTCGAACACATGAAGTTCAAGGGCATCGAACGGCCGGCCGCGCTCTACTGGGGCGGCCGCCGGCCCGAAGACCTGTACATGGACGCCTGGCTGCGCGAGCAACTCGCGGAAATGCCGAACCTGCGCTACGTGCCGGTCGTTTCCAACGCCACGCCCGAAGACAACTGGACCGGCCGCACGGGCTTTGTCCACCGCGCGGTGCTGGAAGACTTTGCCGACCTCTCGGGCCATCAGGTGTACGCCTGCGGCGCGCCGATCGTGGTCGATTCGGCCAAGCACGACTATGTGGCGGTGGCCGGCCTGCCCGAAGAAGAGTTCTTTGCCGACGCGTTCACCACCGAGGCCGACAAGGCGCTGCCCTGA
- a CDS encoding DNA translocase FtsK, producing MTYSLNTLQSSSAAEGQPVRVRAMRFAHEITLIAGFAALLFWLLAMLSFTPSDAAWSTSGTGGEIKNWAGRIGAWLADGSYFLAGYSVWWCLAAGLRAWLSSLANWLRGGEAAPAEQPVRGRFNRSRLAFWFGLVLLLCASTTLEWSRLYRLESYLPGSGGGALGYLVGPASVRWLGFTGSALVAIAAGVIGSALVFRFSWSLIAERIGARAYSLFESRREKRELAADIAMGKQAARERAEAEEPVFSREPGGVVEPMGADDDEELRIEPRPKRRVPSPPVQIEPAMTEVPRSDRVVKERQKPLFKELPDSKLPQVDLLDAAQARQETVSPDTLEMTSRMIEKKLKDFGVEVRVVLASPGPVITRYEIEPATGVKGSQIVGLAKDLARSLSLVSIRVVETIPGKNYMALELPNAKRQSIKLSEILGSQVYNEGKSFLTMGLGKDIIGNPVVADLAKMPHVLVAGTTGSGKSVGINAMILSLLYKAEARDVRLLMIDPKMLEMSVYEGIPHLLAPVVTDMRQAAHGLNWCVAEMERRYKLMSKLGVRNLAGYNAKIDEAKAREEFIYNPFSLTPDDPEPLKREPHIVVVIDELADLMMVVGKKIEELIARLAQKARAAGIHLILATQRPSVDVITGLIKANIPTRIAFQVSSKIDSRTILDQMGAEALLGMGDMLYMPSGTGLPIRVHGAFVSDEEVHRVVAYLKSQGEPDYIEGVLEGGTVDGDGDMLGEGGDAEKDPMYDQAVEVVLKNRKASISLVQRHLKIGYNRAARLVEDMEKAGLVSAMSGSGQREILVPARAE from the coding sequence ATGACCTATTCGCTCAATACGCTTCAATCTTCTTCGGCCGCCGAGGGGCAACCCGTGCGCGTTCGCGCCATGCGCTTTGCCCACGAAATCACGCTGATCGCGGGATTTGCCGCGTTGCTGTTCTGGCTGCTTGCCATGCTGAGCTTCACGCCTTCGGATGCAGCCTGGTCGACCTCCGGCACCGGAGGAGAAATCAAGAATTGGGCGGGCCGCATCGGCGCATGGCTGGCGGACGGCAGCTATTTCCTGGCTGGCTACTCGGTCTGGTGGTGCCTGGCCGCGGGGCTCCGGGCTTGGTTGTCTTCCCTGGCCAACTGGCTTCGCGGAGGCGAGGCCGCGCCTGCCGAGCAGCCGGTGCGCGGCCGGTTCAATCGCAGCCGGCTGGCGTTCTGGTTCGGCCTGGTGTTGCTGCTCTGCGCGAGCACCACGCTCGAGTGGTCGCGCCTGTACCGGCTCGAATCGTATTTGCCGGGTTCGGGCGGCGGCGCGCTCGGCTACCTCGTCGGGCCCGCAAGCGTGCGCTGGCTCGGCTTTACGGGTTCGGCGCTGGTGGCCATTGCGGCCGGCGTGATCGGCTCGGCGTTGGTGTTCCGCTTCTCATGGAGCCTGATTGCCGAGCGCATCGGCGCGCGCGCCTACTCGCTGTTCGAATCGCGCCGCGAAAAACGCGAACTGGCGGCCGACATTGCCATGGGCAAGCAGGCCGCCCGGGAACGCGCGGAAGCCGAGGAGCCCGTGTTCTCGCGAGAACCGGGCGGCGTTGTCGAGCCGATGGGCGCCGATGACGACGAAGAACTGCGCATCGAGCCGCGCCCCAAGCGGCGGGTGCCCTCTCCGCCGGTGCAGATCGAACCTGCGATGACCGAAGTACCCAGGAGCGACCGCGTCGTCAAGGAGCGCCAGAAGCCGCTCTTCAAGGAACTGCCCGACAGCAAGCTGCCGCAGGTCGACCTGCTCGACGCCGCGCAGGCGCGCCAGGAAACGGTTTCTCCCGACACGCTCGAGATGACCTCGCGCATGATCGAGAAGAAGCTCAAGGACTTCGGCGTCGAGGTGCGCGTGGTGCTGGCCTCTCCCGGCCCCGTGATCACGCGCTACGAAATCGAGCCTGCGACCGGTGTGAAGGGCTCGCAGATCGTCGGCCTTGCCAAGGACCTTGCGCGCTCGCTCTCGCTGGTGTCGATTCGCGTGGTCGAAACCATTCCGGGCAAGAACTACATGGCGCTCGAGTTGCCGAACGCCAAGCGCCAGTCGATCAAGCTCAGCGAAATCCTGGGCTCGCAGGTCTACAACGAAGGCAAGTCGTTCCTGACCATGGGCCTGGGCAAGGACATCATTGGCAACCCCGTGGTGGCCGATCTTGCAAAGATGCCGCACGTGCTGGTGGCCGGTACCACCGGTTCGGGCAAGTCGGTGGGTATCAACGCCATGATCCTGTCGCTGCTCTACAAGGCCGAGGCGCGCGACGTTCGCCTGCTCATGATCGACCCGAAGATGCTCGAAATGTCGGTCTACGAAGGCATTCCGCACCTGCTGGCGCCCGTGGTCACCGACATGCGCCAGGCCGCGCACGGCCTGAACTGGTGCGTGGCCGAGATGGAGCGCCGCTACAAGCTCATGAGCAAGCTGGGGGTGCGCAATCTCGCCGGCTACAACGCCAAGATCGACGAAGCCAAGGCGCGCGAAGAGTTCATCTACAACCCGTTCAGCCTCACGCCGGACGATCCCGAGCCGCTCAAGCGCGAGCCGCACATCGTCGTCGTGATCGACGAGCTGGCCGACCTGATGATGGTGGTCGGCAAGAAGATCGAAGAGCTCATTGCCCGGCTCGCGCAAAAGGCGCGCGCCGCTGGCATCCACCTCATTCTTGCCACGCAGCGGCCCAGCGTCGACGTGATCACCGGCCTCATCAAGGCGAACATTCCGACCCGCATCGCTTTCCAGGTGTCGAGCAAGATCGACAGCCGCACCATCCTCGACCAGATGGGCGCCGAAGCGCTGCTCGGCATGGGCGACATGCTCTACATGCCCAGCGGCACCGGCCTGCCGATTCGCGTGCATGGCGCGTTCGTGAGCGACGAAGAAGTGCACCGCGTGGTGGCCTACCTCAAGAGCCAAGGCGAGCCCGACTACATCGAAGGCGTGCTCGAAGGCGGCACGGTCGATGGCGACGGCGACATGCTGGGCGAGGGCGGTGACGCCGAGAAAGACCCGATGTACGACCAGGCCGTGGAGGTGGTGCTCAAGAACCGCAAGGCCAGCATTTCGCTGGTGCAGCGTCACCTGAAGATCGGCTACAACCGCGCGGCACGGCTGGTCGAAGACATGGAAAAGGCGGGCCTGGTCAGCGCCATGAGCGGCAGTGGGCAACGCGAAATCCTGGTGCCCGCACGCGCGGAATAA